The genome window CTTTTTGGTATCTTTAGAAAGATATTTATTAATATATTAACAAGTGGTTTGTTTGTTACATATTGATATTACTTTAATTATTTTTTTGTTTTTAAAAATATGGGTACTTTTCGCGAGCTATACTTTATTTCCCCTCTCTCTGGGTATCGTCCTTTAGAACGATAGCAGTGGATTTAAGCTTATTTCTATAGTGGATATGAAACCACTTTATTTTTACAAAAAATTCACATTAATAGCTAGATAGAGAGTGAGAGGGAAGCAAGATGAATTTATCCTCAAAATTGTCGACACATTTAGAAAAAGGGAAAGTTGGCTTTCCGACCACCTTGGCGAGTTCTGCTGGTTTGATTATGGCCAGTCCTGTTATTTTAACCGTCACGAGTGGATTCGGCATCGGTGGCGATACGTTTGCCTTAGCGGTGCTACTCAGTTTCATCATGATGCAAGCTCAGTTAACTACATTTTCGGAGGCTGCGGCCATTCTACCAACGTCAGGCTCAGTATATGACTATATCTCTTGTGGGATGGGACGCTTTTGGGCGATAACAGGTGCGCTTTCGGCTTACTTGATTGTGCATGTATTTGCAGGAACAGCTGAAACTATTCTGTCAGGGATTATGGCTCTCGTTAATTTTGAACATCTCAACACGGTCTTAGAGACCAGTAACTCATCTTGGATGGTTGGTGTTGGGTTGGTTGTCACGTTTGGTATCTTAAATGCATTTGGTATTGAGGCCTTTGGTAAGGTCGAGGTTGTACTGACATTTGCCATGTGGTCCACGTTAGTAATTTTTAGTGTGAGTGGTTTGTTGTTGCCATTTCATGTGGATATGGACGGCTGGTTTGGTCAGCCTCTCAATACTGACCCAACACTAATACTGAGCTTTGTTGGTATGGCAATGTTCATGTTTGTTGGTTGTGAGCTAGTAACCCCAATGGCTCCTGAAATTAAAAATTCCGCGAAAGTGATTCCCCGTGCGATGACAACAGGTTTATTTTGTGTCGCACTCTGTATGGTGTTATTCGGTGCAGCGCTAGCGAACCAAGTGGAAAATGTGGTCGTTGACCCGCTGACAGGTACGCGTTTACTTGAAACACCGATGGCAATCCCTGCATTCGCCGAAATTGTTATGGGTGAGTTTGGTAAATACTGGATAGGTATCGCGTTATTACTG of Providencia rettgeri contains these proteins:
- the steT gene encoding Serine/threonine exchanger SteT encodes the protein MNLSSKLSTHLEKGKVGFPTTLASSAGLIMASPVILTVTSGFGIGGDTFALAVLLSFIMMQAQLTTFSEAAAILPTSGSVYDYISCGMGRFWAITGALSAYLIVHVFAGTAETILSGIMALVNFEHLNTVLETSNSSWMVGVGLVVTFGILNAFGIEAFGKVEVVLTFAMWSTLVIFSVSGLLLPFHVDMDGWFGQPLNTDPTLILSFVGMAMFMFVGCELVTPMAPEIKNSAKVIPRAMTTGLFCVALCMVLFGAALANQVENVVVDPLTGTRLLETPMAIPAFAEIVMGEFGKYWIGIALLLAGGATINTLMAAVPRILYGMALDGALPRIFAYLHPRFKTPVFGILVAVMIPCLHAFAIQGDLDRIIPLVLAAVCSWGTAYLLVTISVVLLRIRRPDLHRAYRSPFFPIPQIISSVGIILAIVYITPPGMNKSDIYIPFAIMLGLTAGYALIWTVFVQKVNPFKPVDVEYVLSNSFADEEMEGGQLEPLRNLA